A region of Argentina anserina chromosome 5, drPotAnse1.1, whole genome shotgun sequence DNA encodes the following proteins:
- the LOC126794669 gene encoding NAC domain-containing protein 43-like, with product MSGEDHMNLSINGQSQVPPGFRFHPTEEELLHYYLRKKVAYERIDLDVIREVDLNKLEPWDIQEKCKIGSTPQNDWYFFSHKDKKYPTGTRTNRATAAGFWKATGRDKIIYSGIRRIGLRKTLVFYKGRAPHGQKSDWIMHEYRLDESSSCLDTTVSNSIGESMAEDGWVVCRVFKKKNYQKALESPKPSLSMDSPNNQILPGSRNDGVLDQILLYMGRNTCKIENHDLLHDRFMHLPRLESQTSLGSLPVQFDHDRRFKVCYHDQTIDEMLIEADQQQQQPSPTNQSNDPADDHDHDDPKTRIVNDWATLDRLVASQLNGHDDETSKHLSCFGDPNMTFCSSPPSNDEDLQLSYPYLRQGRISNNQSEVFNSENDLWSFTKSSSSPSSSDPLCHLSV from the exons ATGTCCGGAGAGGATCACATGAATCTATCTATAAATGGTCAGTCTCAGGTCCCTCCAGGCTTTCGCTTCCATCCAACCGAAGAGGAGCTTCTTCACTACTATCTCAGGAAGAAAGTTGCTTATGAGAGGATTGATCTCGACGTCATTCGGGAGGTTGATCTTAACAAGCTCGAGCCATGGGACATTCAAG AGAAGTGCAAGATAGGTTCCACCCCGCAGAACGATTGGTACTTCTTCAGCCACAAGGACAAGAAATACCCCACAGGTACTCGAACAAATCGTGCAACTGCTGCCGGATTCTGGAAAGCCACCGGCCGTGACAAGATCATCTACAGTGGAATTCGAAGAATCGGATTGAGAAAGACGCTTGTGTTTTACAAGGGACGAGCTCCTCACGGACAGAAGTCAGATTGGATCATGCATGAATACAGACTTGACGAAAGCAGCAGCTGTCTTGACACCACA GTTTCTAATTCGATTGGGGAGTCAATGGCCGAAGACGGATGGGTCGTTTGCAGGGttttcaagaagaagaactaCCAGAAAGCCTTGGAGAGCCCTAAACCCTCCTTATCTATGGACTCGCCAAACAACCAGATTCTACCGGGTTCAAGAAACGATGGTGTTCTTGATCAGATTCTGCTGTACATGGGAAGAAATACTTGCAAGATCGAAAACCATGACTTACTTCATGATAGGTTCATGCATCTTCCACGTCTTGAGAGCCAAACTTCTCTTGGCTCACTTCCAGTCCAGTTTGATCACGATCGTAGATTCAAAGTTTGTTATCATGATCAGACCATTGATGAAATGCTCATAGAAGCtgatcaacaacaacaacaaccgtCTCCAACAAACCAATCCAACGACCCGGCTGatgatcatgatcatgatGACCCCAAAACAAGAATCGTAAATGACTGGGCTACCCTCGATCGTCTCGTGGCCTCTCAACTCAATGGCCATGACGACGAGACCTCAAAGCACTTGTCCTGCTTCGGTGACCCTAACATGACCTTTTGTTCGTCTCCTCCTTCCAATGATGAGGACTTACAGTTGTCGTATCCATACCTACGTCAAGGTAGaatttcaaacaatcaatccGAAGTCTTCAACAGTGAGAACGATCTGTGGAGCTTCACAAAATCGTCGTCGTCGCCGTCATCATCAGACCCATTATGCCATCTGTCGGTATGA